In Clostridiales bacterium, a single genomic region encodes these proteins:
- a CDS encoding serine hydrolase yields MKESMLNQFRLTVLEKGLGVYGINVYRKGEEISYHWRSDDKVCLYSASKTFTSLGVGICQDEGRLKLSDTVLGFFPEYKGIASEHSEDITIRDLLHMASGKNVFYFSCDEEKMKTHDWAELFFEDPMKCKAGEVFFYSNACTYMLSRIVEKVTEVTLRDYLVPRLFTPIGIFNPQWHTCPGRHTLGATQLYLTIEEFALLGRVLLNGGTYNGRRIVSHEYIKKATTDLIANANCGFNDSESAAGYGYQLWKCSYEDAYRADGMYGQFCIVFPDKDAVITVTSHEEHNANDILRAVYKDIVPYLE; encoded by the coding sequence AGGGTGAGGAAATATCGTACCACTGGCGATCTGATGACAAAGTATGTTTATATTCCGCATCCAAAACTTTTACTTCATTAGGCGTCGGAATCTGCCAGGATGAAGGGCGGTTGAAGCTTTCGGACACGGTATTGGGATTTTTCCCTGAATACAAGGGCATTGCATCGGAGCATTCGGAGGATATTACCATCAGGGATTTGCTGCACATGGCATCCGGTAAAAATGTGTTTTATTTTTCATGTGATGAAGAAAAAATGAAAACGCATGATTGGGCTGAGCTGTTTTTTGAGGATCCCATGAAGTGCAAAGCGGGAGAGGTGTTTTTTTATTCAAATGCCTGTACATATATGCTTTCCCGCATAGTTGAAAAAGTAACGGAAGTTACTCTTCGGGATTATCTTGTTCCACGTCTCTTTACACCTATCGGGATTTTTAATCCCCAATGGCATACATGCCCTGGAAGGCACACATTAGGAGCGACACAGCTTTATCTTACTATTGAAGAATTTGCGCTGCTTGGCCGTGTTTTATTAAATGGAGGCACTTATAATGGAAGGCGGATAGTAAGCCATGAATACATCAAGAAGGCGACAACAGACCTTATAGCTAACGCTAATTGCGGTTTCAACGATAGCGAGAGCGCTGCAGGTTATGGTTATCAACTCTGGAAATGCTCTTATGAAGATGCTTATCGCGCTGACGGGATGTATGGCCAATTTTGCATCGTTTTTCCTGATAAAGATGCCGTGATCACAGTTACTTCCCATGAAGAACATAATGCAAACGATATTTTACGTGCTGTTTATAAGGATATTGTTCCATATCTTGAATAA